The proteins below come from a single Malus sylvestris chromosome 3, drMalSylv7.2, whole genome shotgun sequence genomic window:
- the LOC126614227 gene encoding ABC transporter C family member 3-like yields the protein MEFFYSSNHGTLSTFFSNYSSFLMHPGTDFLLKQVFIRGFSGSLHLVLLCVLFFSWLWMIFKGGDGGGGEAPKQRFSNSRNSYYKPALICSFCVSGFSLVFCLLNYFCWYKNGWSDEKVVTLLDLAVRTLSWGAVCVYLHTQFSNSAESNKFPNFLRVWWGFYFSISCYCLVIDIVLFKDHLSLPVKSLVFDAVCVVSGLFFIYVGFLGKKEGRYAVLEEPLLNGNRSTSVGNDGESNKSKGGTNVNPYSNAGIFSILTFAWMGPLIAVGNKKALDLEDVPELDKVDSVFGSYPLFKSKLEAGCGGNGRVTTLHLVKALILSAWKEILLTASFGIFYTMASYVGPYLIDTFVQYLYGRRQFKNEGYVLVSAFLIAKLVECLTQRHWFFKTQQVGVRIRAVLVTAIYNKGLTLSSNSKQGHTSGEIINFMTVDAERIGDFTWYMHDPWMVLVQVGLALVILYINLGLAAIATLIATIIVMLANVPLGSLQQKFQDKLMKSKDKRMKATSEILRNMRILKLQAWEMKFLAKINELRKSEEGWLRKFVYTSAMTTFAFWGAPTFVSVVTFVVCMLLGIPLESGKILSALATFRILQEPIFNLPDTISMIAQTKVSLDRIASFLCLDDLQPDVIENVPRGSSNTAIEIIDGNFSWDLSSPNPTLKDINFNVSHGMRVAVCGTVGSGKSSLLSCILGEVPKISGTLKLCGTKAYVSQSPWIQSGKIEQNILFGKEMDRESYERVLEACSLKKDLEILSFGDQTVIGERGINLSGGQKQRIQIARALYQDADIYLFDDPFSAVDAHTGSHLFKECLLGLLSSKTVIYVTHQVEFLPAADLILVMKDGRITQAGKFNDILSSGTDFKELVGAHEESLSSLNSVEEGPAEQISVSNKDANLASTNGVVQKEESSDVQNGKTDDLGGSKGQIVQEEEREKGRVGFAVYWKYITTAYGGALVPFILLGQILFQIFQIGSNYWMAWATPVSEDAQPTVTSSTLIIVYVALAIGSSVCVLFRAMFLATAGYKTATILFSKMHYCIFRAPMSFFDATPSGRILNRASTDQNVVDMNMPSQLGGLANSMIQLLGIIAVMSQVAWQVFIIFIPVVAICIWYQQYYIPSARELARLVGVCKAPVIQHFAETISGSTTIRSFDQESRFRDINMKLNDSFGRPKFHTAAAMEWLCFRLDMLSSITFGFSLIFLISIPAGVIDPGIAGLAVTYGLNLNMLQAWCIWNLCNVENRIISVERLIQYTNIPSEPPLVIESNKPDRSWPLRGEVDIRDLQVRYAPHMPLVLRGLTCTFPGGMKTGIVGRTGSGKSTLIQTLFRIVDPSAGQILIDSIDISSIGLHDLRSRLSIIPQDPTMFEGTVRSNLDPLEEYTDEQIWEALDKCQLGDEVRKKEGKLDSTVSENGENWSMGQRQLVCLGRVLLKKSKVLVLDEATASVDTATDNLIQQTLREHFTDCTVITIAHRITSVLDSDMVLLLSHGLIEEYDSPARLLENKSSSFAQLVAEYTMRSNSSSE from the exons ATGGAGTTTTTTTATTCATCAAACCACGGTACTCTCTCAACCTTCTTCTCAAACTACTCATCATTTCTGATGCATCCAGGTACTGATTTTCTTCTCAAACAAGTTTTTATACGTGGGTTTTCCGGTTCATTACACCTAGTGTTGTTATGTGTGTTGTTCTTCTCTTGGTTGTGGATGATATTCAAGGGGGgtgatggaggaggaggagaagctcCGAAACAGAGGTTTTCTAATAGTCGAAACTCGTACTACAAGCCGGCTTTAATTTGTAGTTTCTGTGTTTCTGGGTTTAgtcttgttttttgtttattgaaCTACTTTTGTTGGTACAAAAATGGTTGGTCTGATGAAAAAGTAGTGACCCTCTTGGATTTAGCTGTTAGAACACTCTCTTGGGGTGCAGTTTGTGTTTACCTGCATACCCAATTCTCCAATTCTGCTGAATCCAATAAGTTCCCAAATTTTTTGAGAGTTTGGTGGGGTTTCTATTTCTCTATTTCTTGCTATTGCCTCGTCATAGACATTGTTCTTTTCAAGGACCATCTTTCGTTGCCTGTTAAATCTTTGGTTTTCGATGCTGTCTGTGTTGTTTCGGGTTTGTTTTTCATATATGTGGGGTTTTTGGGGAAGAAAGAGGGCAGATATGCTGTTCTGGAGGAACCCCTTTTGAACGGTAATCGTAGTACTAGTGTAGGTAATGATGGAGAGTCAAATAAGTCAAAAGGGGGAACAAATGTTAACCCTTATTCGAATGCTGGAATTTTCAGCATCCTTACCTTTGCTTGGATGGGTCCTTTAATTGCGGTTGGGAATAAGAAGGCATTAGACCTTGAGGATGTTCCTGAACTAGATAAGGTTGACAGTGTATTTGGGTCCTATCCTCTTTTTAAAAGTAAGCTCGAGGCCGGGTGTGGTGGGAACGGCAGAGTTACCACACTTCATCTGGTGAAGGCATTAATCTTATCAGCCTGGAAAGAGATTCTCTTGACGGCTTCATTTGGGATTTTTTATACAATGGCGTCATATGTCGGTCCATATCTGATCGACACATTTGTCCAATACCTCTACGGGCGACGGCAGTTCAAAAATGAAGGCTATGTTTTGGTTTCTGCATTTTTGATTGCAAAGCTCGTGGAGTGCCTCACTCAAAGGCACTGGTTCTTTAAGACGCAACAGGTAGGAGTAAGAATCCGAGCGGTACTTGTTACAGCGATCTATAACAAGGGTTTGACCTTGTCATCCAACTCCAAGCAGGGCCACACTAGCGGTGAGATTATCAATTTTATGACTGTCGATGCTGAGAGGATCGGTGACTTCACTTGGTACATGCACGATCCATGGATGGTCCTTGTACAAGTTGGCTTGGCCCTAGTGATTTTGTACATAAATCTTGGTCTTGCAGCTATTGCAACATTGATTGCAACGATAATTGTTATGTTGGCAAATGTTCCTTTGGGGTCCTTGCAGCAGAAGTTTCAGGACAAGTTAATGAAGTCAAAAGATAAAAGGATGAAGGCAACATCTGAGATCTTGAGGAACATGAGAATTCTCAAGCTTCAAGCATGGGAGATGAAATTTTTGGCTAAAATTAATGAACTCCGGAAGTCGGAGGAAGGGTGGTTGCGAAAGTTTGTTTATACTTCGGCCATGACCACATTTGCCTTCTGGGGTGCCCCAACATTTGTGTCTGTCGTCACTTTTGTTGTTTGCATGCTTTTAGGAATCCCACTCGAATCCGGGAAGATCTTATCTGCACTTGCAACGTTCAGGATTCTTCAAGAGCCTATCTTCAATCTTCCAGACACAATTTCTATGATAGCACAAACTAAGGTGTCTCTTGATAGAATTGCATCATTCCTTTGTCTTGATGACTTGCAGCCAGATGTTATAGAGAACGTCCCAAGAGGTAGTTCCAATACAGCAATTGAGATAATTGATGGGAATTTCTCTTGGGATTTATCTTCCCCTAATCCAACATTGAAGGATATAAATTTCAACGTGAGCCATGGTATGAGGGTTGCTGTTTGTGGTACTGTTGGCTCGGGCAAGTCGAGCTTACTTTCTTGCATTCTAGGAGAAGTTCCAAAGATATCTGGGACTCTTAAGTTGTGTGGGACAAAGGCCTATGTTTCTCAGTCCCCGTGGATACAGAGTGGAAAGATAGAACAAAACATATTGTTTGGTAAAGAGATGGACAGAGAAAGTTACGAGAGGGTTCTTGAAGCATGTTCGTTAAAGAAGGACCTGGAAATTCTATCATTCGGTGATCAGACGGTTATAGGGGAGAGGGGAATCAATTTAAGTGGCGGGCAGAAGCAAAGAATACAAATTGCACGAGCTCTGTACCAAGATGCTGATATTTATCTGTTTGATGATCCTTTTAGCGCCGTTGATGCTCATACAGGATCCCATCTTTTTAAG GAATGTTTACTGGGCTTGTTGAGTTCGAAAACAGTAATTTATGTCACTCATCAAGTGGAGTTCTTGCCGGCTGCTGACCTTATATTG GTCATGAAGGACGGAAGGATTACTCAAGCTGGAAAGTTCAATGATATTCTTAGTTCCGGAACTGATTTTAAGGAACTTGTGGGAGCACATGAAGAATCTTTGTCCTCGCTTAACTCGGTAGAGGAAGGGCCTGCTGAACAAATAAGTGTGAGCAACAAAGATGCAAATTTGGCTAGTACTAATGGGGTTGtccaaaaagaagaaagcagTGATGTTCAGAATGGTAAAACAGATGATTTAGGTGGGTCAAAAGGGCAGATTGttcaagaagaagagagagagaaaggtagaGTTGGGTTTGCAGTCTACTGGAAGTATATCACCACAGCATACGGAGGAGCTCTTGTGCCTTTTATATTGCTTGGACAAATTCTCTTTCAGATCTTTCAAATTGGAAGCAATTACTGGATGGCTTGGGCAACTCCCGTGTCTGAGGATGCGCAACCTACTGTTACAAGCTCTACACTGATAATTGTGTACGTTGCTTTGGCTATTGGAAGTTCTGTTTGTGTTCTCTTCAGAGCCATGTTTCTTGCAACAGCCGGGTACAAGACAGCAACTATACTCTTTAGTAAAATGCACTATTGCATTTTCCGTGCTCCAATGTCTTTCTTTGATGCGACTCCAAGTGGACGAATCCTAAACAGA GCTTCTACTGACCAAAATGTAGTGGACATGAACATGCCAAGTCAACTTGGGGGCCTAGCGAACTCAATGATCCAGCTTTTGGGAATTATTGCAGTGATGTCACAGGTTGCATGGCAGGTTTTCATCATTTTTATCCCTGTGGTTGCAATCTGTATCTGGTATCAG CAATACTACATTCCTTCAGCAAGAGAACTAGCACGGTTGGTTGGGGTATGCAAAGCTCCAGTGATACAACATTTTGCCGAAACAATTTCAGGGTCGACAACAATTAGAAGCTTCGACCAAGAATCAAGATTCAGGGATATAAATATGAAATTGAATGATAGTTTTGGTCGCCCTAAGTTCCATACTGCGGCTGCAATGGAATGGCTATGTTTTCGCTTGGATATGTTGTCATCTATCACATTTgggttttctttgattttcttgaTCTCTATTCCAGCAGGGGTGATTGATCCAG GCATTGCGGGCTTGGCTGTCACATATGGACTTAATCTAAACATGTTACAAGCTTGGTGTATATGGAACCTTTGCAATGTGGAGAACAGAATAATATCGGTGGAGAGATTAATACAATACACTAATATTCCCAGTGAGCCTCCTCTTGTAATAGAATCCAATAAGCCGGATCGTTCTTGGCCATTACGTGGAGAAGTTGATATACGTGATCTTCAG GTCCGGTATGCACCACACATGCCACTTGTGTTGCGAGGTCTCACATGTACCTTTCCTGGAGGAATGAAAACTGGGATTGTGGGGAGAACTGGCAGTGGCAAATCAACTCTCATACAGACCCTTTTCCGAATTGTGGATCCTTCTGCTGGCCAGATTTTGATAGATAGTATTGATATCTCTTCAATTGGACTGCATGATCTGCGGTCTAGGTTGAGCATTATCCCTCAGGACCCAACCATGTTTGAAGGGACCGTAAGAAGCAATCTGGACCCGCTTGAAGAGTACACGGATGAACAAATTTGGGAG gcCCTCGATAAGTGCCAACTCGGAGATGAAGTTaggaaaaaggaaggaaagcTGGATTCCACAG TTAGCGAGAATGGAGAGAACTGGAGTATGGGTCAGAGACAGCTGGTCTGCCTTGGCCGTGTGCTCCTGAAGAAAAGTAAGGTTTTGGTGCTTGATGAAGCTACTGCATCAGTTGATACAGCTACGGATAATCTGATCCAGCAGACCCTTCGAGAACACTTTACTGACTGCACAGTTATTACTATTGCGCATCGTATAACTTCTGTTCTTGACAGTGACATGGTTCTGCTTCTAAGTCATG GGCTTATTGAGGAATATGACTCCCCTGCAAGATTGCTGGAAAACAAATCATCGTCTTTCGCTCAGCTCGTGGCAGAGTACACAATGAGGTCGAATTCCAGTTCCGAGTAG